ATCAGACCATAACTGCTATAATCTGATAGATTTTTGACTATGTGAGCCTTTGACCCAGCTTAGCAGAAGGAATTGGAACCTACTGCAGTCAGAACGTCATGCTGTGGCCTGTGAGTGTCATTTGATGTTTTGTAAAATATCCAGAGCTGCTAGGCTGTATCACTCAGAGCCACCTTCTAATAAGCATTTTCTAACTCATGCTGGTTAGATTTGCTGCTCCTGGCTCTGGAGAGACGGGGCTTCTTGTTCTTCTGAGGCCTGACAGTTTCCTTTCCAAAGTCCTTCAGCTCAGACTGGTTGTGGTAGCGAGTGTAGCGCTTGCATTTGCAGGATGTGACAGCTCGGAATTTGTAAGTCCGAGTCTCTTCCTCGGGACAAGCCATCTGGATGCGCTGCGTGCGAGTGTGAGCAGGAATGCAGCGATAATCCAGGGCATTCTGACGCCACCACTTCCCTCTACCAATAGAGTTGGGAAGGAGGTGTGAGGGGACACACTGACCAGAGCAGACCAGTTCCTTGACAGGCTTGATGCTGCGGCAAGGCCCCTCTGTGACATAGCGTGTTGTTCGCAGTTCTCTGCAGCTAAAGTCGGAAGCATCTGTTAAACAACAAACACattaattactgttttcttccccatcattaagaaagcacttttttatttctgtagcagaTATCTAGCTCAGAGCTAGATACAAGTGGGACATCTTGAACAGCAGATTTTGTAAGAGTATCTCCAAAGACTCAATCATGCAGCTTCTGAATATATTTGGCTACCCTAGCAATGAGACCCTTGAATAACAGTGTACAAATTGATGAATAAAATCATTCTCTTGCCACTAGGTAAATTCCATGTCAGGGTTGTGCAGGTGGGCAGTGGAGCTTCTAAGGTGTAACCCCAGCAGCAACGGTTACTTCATGGGAAATTTTGACGGAATTCTCTTGGCTTCATTTAACTGTGGGCAAAACCTTCCCCCATTGCTCTAATTTAACTCAGAGGTTGACTCCAGATTTAAATTCTTTTGCAACAAAGAAGGTATTCCTTAAGTGATTTTTAACTAGCATAATGTGTTCCAGGTTAGGGAAATAGCAGCTAACAACAGTGCTAAGGAATTGCCACTCTTCAGGTGTTAGGTTTTCCAAGTTTACTGCTCTCTGTGAACATCCCACATGTCCCACATAATTTCCTTCAGACAGCTAGAGGCATCTTCTGGCTGATTAGAAACCTTACAGTGTTTTTTTCACCCCTTTTTCTTAATGGATAGCTATAGACAAATGAAACATTAGGAAACACAAGATTTTTTAGCATTAAGGATTTAGAAAAACTTTCCAATTGTAAACTTTTTCTGAAGGTGTCTCTTTTGCCACATGCTTGGCTAATTGACATGTTTGGAAGACACAGAATTTGATTTATGAAGGTGTTAATCAAAAAACTTAATCCAGATAAATACATATTAATGTTCTTCTCTTAGTCAAAAGGATAGTTTTAACTCAGAAATGTTACTTGTGGTGGAAATCCTCAAAGATCAGCTTACAAATAGAAAGCTGTGTCTGTTAGGCTCATTCTCCTTGCTGTGCACAAGGTGGTTCCCTCGCTAGTACATCAAAAAAGAATTCTGACGCTGAGTCATTAGTGATATAACAATATTTGtacacacattttaatttttgtttttcctgtgagGTACAGAAACATGATTTTTAGGGCTCAGGTTTACATTTATCAAAGTACAGCtagcaagattttatttttaaaaagttttaaggACTGCATTTATGtgagctttatttatttatccttgtCACAATGCTGTGACAAAAATGCTGACAACTGAACTCCATATGCACTTAGCCTAATCCTCCTAAGTTCCCTAAGCACTTAAGAAAATTACATCTATGTAAAAAATAATGTTCCAAATTAGGTGTATTGTATCAGCAT
This genomic stretch from Strix aluco isolate bStrAlu1 chromosome 24, bStrAlu1.hap1, whole genome shotgun sequence harbors:
- the SOST gene encoding sclerostin, with protein sequence MQISWAVCSVCVLIQIAFRSVEGWQMFKNDATEIIPEITENTETPMEQTFSNNNTMNQAKHGGRHIQQAPDPNDASDFSCRELRTTRYVTEGPCRSIKPVKELVCSGQCVPSHLLPNSIGRGKWWRQNALDYRCIPAHTRTQRIQMACPEEETRTYKFRAVTSCKCKRYTRYHNQSELKDFGKETVRPQKNKKPRLSRARSSKSNQHELENAY